Proteins found in one Brachypodium distachyon strain Bd21 chromosome 5, Brachypodium_distachyon_v3.0, whole genome shotgun sequence genomic segment:
- the LOC100827444 gene encoding probable metal-nicotianamine transporter YSL13: MAAATQDETADPNGAAAADVEMVEASELRRRTKQPSPSDGAAAPSSAPGDGEDEVAAASVEQAFADQRVPTWREQLTVRAFVVSFFLAVMFSVIVMKLNLTIGVIPSLNVSAGLLSFFFVRLWTAAIQKVGLLRQPFTRQENTVIQTCVVAAYDIAFSGGFGNYLLAMSDRIASQSTEADNPQNIKNPHLGWIIGFLLLVSFIGLFGLVPLRKIMIIDYKLTYPSGTATAYLINGFHTPHGAKIAGKQVKKLGTFFVLSFLWGFFQWFYTATEFCGFNQFPSLGMQAFNNRFYFDFSPTYVGVGMICPHIVNVSVLLGGILSWGIMWPLIAKKRGIWFSADLADSNLHGMQGYRVFIAIALILGDGLYNFLKMLFLTVRSLRSQLKKSNASTLPVSDDETSNSNEAISYDEERRNELFLKDQIPWYIAYGGYAVVAAISIGTVPQIFPQLKWYQILVAYIVAPILAFCNAYGAGLTDWSLVTTYGKLAIFAFGAWTGASHGGVLAGLAACGVMMSIVSTAADLMQDFKTGYLTLASPRSMFISQVIGTAMGCVIAPCVFWLFYKAFDNIGISGSEYPAPNAAIFRSMAILGVDGFSSLPKNCLTLCYIFFAAAVAINLIRDLVPKKVSRFIPIPMAMAIPFYLGSYFAIDMFLGTVILFVWQRLDRAKSETFAPAVASGLICGDGLWVLPQSVLALAKVKPPICMKFLARGMNEKVDAFIQTLS; this comes from the exons ATGGCCGCCGCTACGCAGGACGAAACAGCCGACCCaaacggcgccgccgcggcggacgtggagatggtggaggcgagcgagctccggcggcggaccaAGCAGCCGAGCCCcagcgacggcgccgccgcgccatcatcggcacccggcgacggggaggacgaagtggcggcggcgtccgtggaGCAGGCGTTCGCGGACCAGCGGGTGCCGACGTGGCGGGAGCAGCTGACGGTGCGCGCCTTCGTGGTGAGCTTCTTCCTGGCCGTCATGTTCAGCGTCATCGTCATGAAGCTCAACCTCACCATCGGCGTCATCCCCTCGCTCAACGTCTCCGCGGGGCTCctcagcttcttcttcgtccgccTCTGGACGGCCGCCATCCAGAAGGTGGGCCTCCTCAGGCAGCCCTTCACGAGGCAGGAGAACACAGTCATCCAGACCTGCGTCGTCGCCGCCTACGACATTGCTTTCAGCG GGGGCTTCGGTAACTACCTATTGGCCATGAGTGATAGAATCGCTTCGCAGTCAACCGAGGCAGATAATCCTCAAAATATCAAGAATCCGCATCTTGGATGGATAATTGGCTTCCTCTTGCTGGTCAGCTTCATTGGGCTTTTTGGTCTTGTGCCACTCAGAAAG ATTATGATCATCGACTACAAGCTGACCTATCCCAGTGGCACCGCAACTGCCTACCTAATAAACGGCTTTCACACGCCCCATGGTGCCAAGATTGCAGG AAAACAAGTAAAGAAACTGGGCACATTCTTCGTTCTCAGCTTCCTCTGGGGTTTCTTTCAGTGGTTCTACACAGCTACCGAGTTCTGTGGCTTCAATCAATTCCCATCACTAGGCATGCAAGCTTTCAACAACAG GTTTTACTTTGACTTCTCTCCTACCTATGTTGGAGTTGGAATGATTTGCCCACATATTGTCAACGTATCTGTTCTCCTGGGAGGCATCCTCTCATGGGGAATAATGTGGCCTCTCATAGCCAAGAAAAGGGGTATCTGGTTCTCTGCCGATCTTGCTGATAGCAATCTTCATGGAATGCAAGGCTACCGG GTGTTCATAGCCATTGCCTTGATTCTTGGGGATGGCCTCTATAACTTTCTCAAGATGCTCTTTCTCACAGTTCGCTCATTAAGATCTCAACTCAAGAAGAGTAACGCTAGCACACTTCCAGTTTCTGATGATGAAACAAGTAACAGTAATGAAGCTATCTCATATGATGAGGAGCGGCGAAATGAACTCTTTCTCAAAGATCAAATTCCCTGGTACATTGCATACGGAGGCtatgctgttgttgctgccaTATCTATTGGCACTGTCCCGCAGATATTCCCACAGCTAAAGTGGTACCAAATCTTGGTAGCCTATATCGTCGCACCTATACTTGCCTTCTGTAATGCCTATGGTGCTGGTCTCACGGATTGGTCGCTTGTTACAACTTACGGAAAGCTGGCAATCTTTGCTTTTGGTGCATGGACAGGTGCTTCACATGGGGGTGTTCTTGCGGGCCTGGCTGCCTGTGGTGTGATGATGAGCATTGTTTCTACTGCTGCTGATTTGATGCAGGACTTCAAAACAGGATACTTGACACTGGCTTCCCCAAGGTCAATGTTCATCAGCCAAGTCATAGGCACTGCAATGGGTTGTGTCATTGCTCCGTGTGTGTTCTGGCTTTTTTACAAGGCCTTTGATAATATTGGCATCAGTGGCAGCGAGTACCCTGCACCAAATGCTGCCATCTTCCGCAGCATGGCGATACTAGGTGTCGATGGCTTCTCATCACTACCAAAGAACTGCCTCACTCTTTGCTACATATTCTTTGCTGCAGCAGTCGCCATCAACTTGATTAGAGATCTCGTTCCCAAGAAGGTATCAAGATTTATACCAATCCCAATGGCTATGGCAATACCATTCTACCTAGGATCGTATTTCGCAATCGATATGTTCCTTGGGACAGTGATCCTTTTTGTATGGCAAAGGCTGGACAGAGCCAAATCAGAAACGTTTGCACCTGCAGTTGCTTCCGGCTTGATCTGCGGTGATGGATTATGGGTTCTACCTCAGTCAGTGCTTGCTCTTGCCAAGGTGAAACCTCCAATCTGCATGAAGTTTCTGGCAAGAGGGATGAACGAGAAGGTGGATGCTTTCATTCAGACACTGTCCTAG